The following are encoded in a window of Megalobrama amblycephala isolate DHTTF-2021 linkage group LG19, ASM1881202v1, whole genome shotgun sequence genomic DNA:
- the snrpa gene encoding U1 small nuclear ribonucleoprotein A, translating into MAGQEMRLNHTIYINNLNEKIKKDELKKSLYAIFSQFGQILDILVSPTLKMRGQAFVIFKEINSASNALRSMQGFPFYDKPMRIQYAKQDSDIIAKMKGTYVERDRKKEKKKPKAPEPGAGKKGGAAATPAMAGVPAAMPGMPPMSQAPRMMPMPGQPPYMPPPGMMPPPGMAPGQMPPGAMPPGQMMPGQMPGQMPQQVSENPPNHILFLTNLPEETNELMLSMLFNQFPGFKEVRLVPGRHDIAFVEFDNEVQAGAAREALQGFKITQSNAMKISFAKK; encoded by the exons ATGGCTGGTCAGGAGATGCGGCTAAACCACACTATTTACATTAACAACTTGAATGAGAAGATCAAAAAAGATG AACTGAAAAAGTCGTTGTATGCTATATTCTCCCAGTTTGGACAAATCCTGGACATCCTTGTTTCTCCTACACTGAAAATGAGGGGTCAGGCCTTTGTGATCTTCAAGGAGATCAACAGTGCTTCCAATGCACTCCGCTCTATGCAAGGCTTCCCTTTTTATGATAAACCCATG CGTATTCAGTATGCAAAGCAGGACTCTGATATCATTGCGAAAATGAAGGGCACATATGTGGAGCGAGACCGtaagaaagagaagaaaaagcCTAAAGCCCCAGAACCAGGTGCTGGGAAAAAGGGTGGTGCTGCTGCCACACCTGCTATGGCCGGAGTACCTGCAGCTATGCCA gGAATGCCACCAATGAGCCAAGCTCCTCGCATGATGCCAATGCCCGGTCAGCCTCCCTACATGCCTCCGCCTGGCATGATGCCTCCACCTGGCATGGCACCCGGACAGATGCCACCAGGTGCCATGCCACCAGGTCAGATGATGCCAGGACAAATGCCTGGCCAGATGCCACAGCAG GTGTCGGAAAACCCTCCCAACCACATCCTGTTTCTCACCAATCTCCCGGAGGAGACCAACGAGCTCATGCTGTCTATGCTGTTCAACCA GTTCCCTGGATTCAAAGAAGTCCGTCTTGTCCCCGGTCGTCACGACATCGCCTTTGTGGAGTTCGATAATGAGGTGCAGGCGGGTGCAGCCAGAGAAGCTTTGCAAGGCTTTAAGATCACACAGAGCAATGCAATGAAAATCTCCTTTGCAAAGAAATAA